From the genome of Papaver somniferum cultivar HN1 chromosome 2, ASM357369v1, whole genome shotgun sequence, one region includes:
- the LOC113348312 gene encoding metacaspase-4-like — protein MAKRAVLVGCNYQGTKAELKGCINDVKRMYQSLVDKYGFAEEDITVLIDTDDSYIQPTGKNIRKAITDLIRSGEPGDVLFFHYSGHGTRLPAETGEDDDTGYDECIVPTDMNLITDDDFREYVDQVQEGCRITIVSDSCHSGGLIDEAKEQIGESTKSGGEEQSSGFGFKHFLHRKVNDALESRGIHLPTRHGRGDEEEEEQEEEDGPVKNRSLPISTLMEILKQKTGKDDMDVGKIRPTLFDVFGEDSSPKVKKFMKVILDKLQSGGADGGSGGLLGMVGCLAQEFLKHKLEENDDNYAKPAMETQVGSKQEVYAGSSQRSLPDGGILVSGCQTDQTSADANPSGNADDAYGALSNAIQTIIAESDGRVTNHELVSNARKILKRQGFTQRPGLYCSDEHADAPFIC, from the exons ATGGCAAAGAGAGCAGTTCTTGTAGGATGCAATTACCAAGGAACAAAAGCAGAATTGAAAGGATGCATTAACGATGTGAAAAGGATGTATCAATCACTTGTTGACAAATATGGATTTGCAGAAGAAGATATCACTGTTTTGATTGATACTGATGATTCTTACATTCAACCAACTGGTAAGAACATTAGAAAGGCTATAACAGATCTGATTAGATCTGGTGAACCTGGTGATGTTTTATTCTTTCATTACAGTGGTCATGGAACTCGTCTCCCTGCTGAAACTGGTGAAGATGATGATACTGGTTATGATGAATGTATTGTCCCTACTGATATGAATCTTATCACTG ATGATGATTTCAGGGAGTATGTGGATCAAGTCCAAGAAGGATGTAGGATAACGATCGTATCGGATTCGTGCCACAGTGGAGGTTTGATTGATGAAGCTAAAGAACAAATTGGAGAGAGTACTAAGAGTGGAGGTGAAGAACAGAGTTCCGGATTTGGATTCAAGCATTTCTTGCACCggaaagtcaatgatgctttggAATCTCGTGGCATTCATTTACCAACTAGACACGGCCGTGGggacgaagaagaagaggagcaagaagaggaggatggACCTGTAAAGAACAGATCCCTTCCTATATCAACTTTGATGGAAATCCTGAAACAGAAAACAGGCAAAGATGACATGGATGTTGGGAAAATTCGTCCCACACTGTTCGATgtttttggagaagattcaagcCCCAAGGTGAAGAAATTCATGAAGGTTATATTGGACAAACTCCAGAGTGGAGGTGCCGATGGTGGAAGTGGTGGACTCTTGGGAATGGTTGGATGTTTAGCTCAAGAATTTTTAAAGCACAAACTGGAAGAAAATGATGACAATTACGCCAAACCTGCAATGGAAACACAAGTCGGCAGCAAACAAGAAGTTTATGCTGGGTCGAGTCAGCGATCTCTACCTGATGGTGGGATCCTGGTTAGTGGGTGCCAGACTGATCAGACTTCGGCAGATGCAAACCCTTCTggaaatgctgatgatgcttatGGAGCTCTCAGTAATGCTATTCAAACCATAATTGCAGAGAGTGATGGTAGAGTTACTAATCATGAATTAGTGTCAAACGCAAGAAAGATTCTTAAACGTCAAGGGTTTACTCAGCGCCCTGGACTCTACTGTTCTGATGAGCATGCCGATGCTCCCTTCATTTGTTGA